The window GACGACCGAAGAGCGAATCGAGCGGGTCGAGCGCTTTCTGATCGAGCAGCTCGCACTTCATCAAAAGGGCGACATCGCTCCAGCCGTCCGCCACCTGTGGCAACGGCGCGGCCAGGTCCGCATATGCGAAATGACCCGCGAGCTCGGCATCGGTGAACGCCAGCTCCAGCGGAAATTCCTCGAGTACATCGGTGCGACGCCGAAGCAGACGGCCCGCCTGGTCAGGTTCATTCATGCCTACCAGAAGCTCCGCCAGCCTTTCGAGAGCCTGACCAGGGCCGCCCATCTGAGCGGTTACTACGACCAGGCGCATTTCATCCGCGAGTTCAAGGAGTTCTCCGGCCTGACCCCGCGCCAGCTGCTCTCCCGCTCCCAAGTTTCTTCTTTCGAGCTTTGACTTTGTCGGATTCGTCCAATTCGTTGGCTCCTTGCCGAGTTATGCTCGTTGCGGACTGCACGGAGGACCTACGATGACGATAGGAACGATCTGGGTTGCCTTTCTGGTTCTGCAAACGACCCCGGAGGAGGATGTCTGGAAGCCACTGAAGTACTTCGTGGGCGAATGGAGGGGACAGGAATCGGGGTCCGCCGGCGTGGGAAGAGGTGAGCGAAATTACGAGCTCGCCATCGGCGGGCAGTATCTGGTC of the Vicinamibacteria bacterium genome contains:
- a CDS encoding helix-turn-helix transcriptional regulator: TTEERIERVERFLIEQLALHQKGDIAPAVRHLWQRRGQVRICEMTRELGIGERQLQRKFLEYIGATPKQTARLVRFIHAYQKLRQPFESLTRAAHLSGYYDQAHFIREFKEFSGLTPRQLLSRSQVSSFEL